Proteins co-encoded in one Meiothermus sp. genomic window:
- a CDS encoding GIY-YIG nuclease family protein, with protein sequence MNPYYIYALKDPRTSPAKPFYIGKGTGNRAWDHTLRVDATRKGRRIAEIQEQGYEVVTAVLADELTEAQALKLEAELIAAFGTEDTGGLLTNSVMPSGAAPKARRDLTVPAGVVEKAQIGLELLKAAVLELAQANPDGITNSDASKSLGLQSDYAGGSKDYLAWSVLGLLMREGKMIRVEERKHRAVVR encoded by the coding sequence ATGAATCCCTACTACATTTACGCACTGAAAGATCCAAGGACTTCCCCTGCAAAGCCTTTCTATATCGGTAAAGGAACGGGTAATCGCGCGTGGGATCACACCTTGCGCGTGGATGCAACTCGCAAGGGAAGGCGCATTGCAGAAATCCAGGAACAAGGCTACGAAGTCGTGACTGCGGTACTAGCCGATGAATTAACCGAAGCACAAGCATTGAAATTGGAAGCCGAGTTAATCGCGGCCTTTGGTACGGAAGACACAGGTGGGCTCCTCACAAATTCTGTAATGCCATCGGGCGCGGCACCTAAAGCTCGGCGCGACCTTACGGTTCCCGCTGGCGTTGTCGAAAAGGCTCAAATTGGTCTGGAACTCCTAAAGGCCGCCGTTCTTGAACTTGCCCAGGCCAATCCAGACGGAATCACCAACTCCGACGCATCAAAATCTCTTGGCCTTCAGAGTGATTACGCCGGTGGCTCCAAAGACTATCTCGCTTGGAGTGTGCTCGGCCTCCTCATGCGCGAAGGGAAGATGATTCGGGTCGAGGAAAGGAAACATCGTGCCGTGGTTCGCTAA